The genomic DNA CTACAGATGTGTCATCTAGAAACAATCCAGCAAAGAAGCAAGGAGCCCCTCCCGGAATTCAATAAAAGATTCCAGGAAGCAGTCAACCAACTCTCCAACTTAGAAGAAAAGGAGGCAGTAAACATCTTTCGAAGAAACCTGCACCCGATATCTTGTGAAGGCTATGTTAAAGACTTGATTCATAGAGAGCCCCAGAGCCTAGCATCAGTGTACGCGTTGACATCAAAGTTCATAAAGGAAAACGATTTCCTCAAATCAATGAAGATGAATAGAAGAATGCATGATGATGATGAGTCTCCGGAGCGACGCTCGTCGTCCTGGAGAGACAAAAGATACAAGCTCGACAGGCAAGCAAACTACATTCAGCAGTCCCGGGGAACCCCACCCCGGGATACATACCCCGAATCAAGAAAGAATGAAAGGAAACCCAAGATAAAGAAGGAACCCAAGCCGGAACCGGAGTGGACATCCCTCAACAGGCCCCGGGCCGACATTCTGCGCGAAGTCAAGGGCAAGCCATTTTACTATCCGCTAAAACCCTTGCTGGCGCCTCCCAAAAACAGGGCCCGGGACAAGCATTGTAGCTATCACGAGGATCATGGCCATACCACTGAAAACTGTTTCTCCCTCAAGATGTTCATAGAagaccaaatcaagaaagaaaacatgaaccagtatcttcaAAGGGGGTCAAAGGACAAAGACAGAGCCCCGGGAAGAGGCAAAAATGTGGTGAATGTTGTTTTTGGAGGCACAACCTCTCCATCTCGGAGCCCGGACCAGGAGAATGATGTGATGATGATCCAGACTCTGGATGATAAGCCGATCTGCTTCTCTTATTCTGATTACGAGGGGCTCGATCCAGACCACAACTTGGCATTGGTGGTGACCCTTGATGTCGCAAACAACGAGGTAAAAAGAATTTTAGTTGACAATGGTTCATCTGCTAATATTGTATTCGAGCACACACTTAACAGGATGAAGCTCGGCCACCTCCGAATGGATCCCTGCCTCGAAGATCCCTTGTACGGATTCAGGAACACGATGATTCCAATCCAGGGCATCATTTATCTCCCCATAATCTTTGGGACCGCACCCCGGCAGATCTCTCATATGATGAAATTCTATATGATAAGTGCAACCTCCTCATACAACATGATCCTTGGAAGGCCCACTATCACCAAGCTCAGAGCATCCCTTCAACTATTCACTTAAAACTCAAATTCCCCACCCCGGGAGGCGTTGGAGAATTGAAAGGAGATAGGGAAATGGCAGGTAGATGCTATGGTCAAGCACTGGTCATGGCAGAAACGGGGCCGGAAAACCGGAAGAAGATAATATCCCTACCCAAGGGACAAAGCAGAAAGAAGCATCGAGAGCATCTTAGTAAAAGGGCCCGTCTAGATGTTAATATGATTGAGGACTCCAGGTATGGTGTAACCAACGCTGACGCCCGGATTCAGAAATTTATAGAAAGCAAGGAGAAGACAAAGGTAGAACCTGCCCAACAGACAATAGAGTTAGATTTGGAACCTGGGAACCCCACCCGAAAAATCAAAATCGGCAAAGGCCTGGAAACCACATTCCAGAAGGAGCTCATCGACCTATTAAAGGAATACGCCGACGTGTTCGCTTGGTCCCCGGAAGACATGTCGGGGATTGATGAATCTGTGGCCATGCACAGCCTGGACGTGGATCCAAAGCAAAAACCAATCAAGCAGAAACGAAGGAACTTTGCCCCGGAGAGACAACAGGCAATCGACCAAGAAGTCGAAAAGTTGTTAAAAGCAGACATAATCTGTGAAATTAAGTATCCGAATTGGCTGGCAAACGTTGTGCTGGTCAAGAAACCCAATGGAAAATGGCGAATGTGCGTGGATTATACAATCCTCAATTCGGCGTGTCCTAAAGACTCCTACCCCCTGCCCAACATTGGCCAGCTGATAGACGTGACCTCGGGCCATGTAATGCTAAACTTCATGGACGCCTTATCGGGATATAACCAGGTCAAGATGAACCCGACAGATATTGCGAAGACGGCATTCATCACACACCGGGCTGTCTACGCTTTTATTATGATGCCGTTTGGGTTAATCAACGCCGGGGCAACATACCAGAAAATGATGAATACCATCTTCAAAGATCAGCTGGGCAGGAACATGGAATCTTATGTTGACGATATGATCTCTAAGTCGGCCACAATCCCAGAACACATCCGAGATCTCAAGGAGTGTTTCGACAACTTGAGAAAGTACAACATGAAGCTGAACCCGGAGAAATGCCCGTTCGGGGTTCCCTCCGGAAAGTTTCTTGGTTTTCTGGTCAGCGAAAGAGGAATAGAGGCCAACGCGGAGAAGATCAAAGCTATAATGGAAATGACAGTCCCCCGGACTCAAAAGGACATTCAAAGCTGGCGGGATGCTTAGCAGCTCTTCGAAGGTTCATCCCAAAATTGGCAGAAAAGTGCCTGCCTTTCTTTGAAATATTAAAGAGGGCCCAGAACAAAAAGATGATCGACTGGACCCCGGGTTGCCAAACAACGTTCGAGGAAGTCAAGCGACATCTGATGAACCCACCCATTTTGTCAAAAGCAAAGCCCGGGGAGCCCCTTTATCTCTACATTACAGCCGGGGAAAGAGCGGTATCTTCCGCACTCGTTCGGGAAGAAAATGGGACGCAAACCCCGGTATACTATGCAAGCCAAGTCTTGAAAGATGCTGAAACCCGGTACCCAAACTTGGAAAAATTCGCACTGGCTCTTGTGCACTCGAGCAGAAAGCTGAGGCAATACTTTCAAGGCCGGGAAATCAGGGTAATCACTAATCAACCACTTCGCAAAATCATCCACAAACCAGACACCTCCGGAAGGTTAGTCAATTGGGCAATTGAGTTGAGCCAGTTCAATATCAAATTTATCTCGAGGACAACTATAAAAGCCCAGCCGTTGGCCGAATTCGTCATGGAATGCACCTTTCCGGAAGCCCCCGAGACGCCTAAAACCTGATCCAAGGGGGAAAAAGAGTCCAACAACCGGGATTCTTGGACATTACATATTGATGGCTCGGTTACAGCCGAAAGGTCCGGTGCCGGCCTTATCCTCTCCAGCCCGGATGGATTCGCAATCCAGCATGCCATTACCTTCGCCTTCaaagcaacaaacaaccaggctGAATATGAAGCTCTACTCTCCGGACTCAGGTTAGCCAAATCCCTTGGAGTAagaaatttaataatttataGTGATTCTCAGATTGTGGTAAGGCAAACCAATGGTGAATATGTTGTAAAAGATCCCAAATTGGCCCGGTATCAGGAAATGGTTAGAACAATCCTGGAAACCATCCCGGACTCAACCATCTTGCAGATAAACAGAGAGGAAAATGTGAAAGCAGACGAGTTGTCCAAGCTCGTCCAGAATACTTCAAATTTAAGCAGCTCGGTTTACTTCGAGGAGCTCGGAGCCCCCAGCACCGATCGGCCCGAAGTATTATGTGTTAGTAGCCCAGAGAACTGGATGACTCCTTACATAGCCTATCTCAAGGACGGCACCCTTCCGGAAGTTCAGAACAAAGCCCGGTACCTCAAGTATAAGGCTGCACGCTTCTTTTTAGAAGACAATCAGTTATACCGGAGAACTTTCTCTACACCAACGTTAAAGTGCGTTGATCCGGATGAAGCGGATTATTGCCTCCGGGAGGTTCACGAGGGGATCTGCGGGGATCACCTTGCTGCTAAAGCTCTAGCCTACAAGGTCATCAGACAAGGCTATTATTGGCCAACAATCCACGCTGATTCAGTCGCCTATGTCAAGAAATATAGCAAGTGCCAGAAGTTCAGCAACGTACCAAAACAAGGTTCAAGCCTCCCTGGGTCCGTTCTCTCCCCGATCCCATTTGCTGTCTGGGGAATTGACATCATGGGCCCTTTCCCTCGGCAAAAGGGGACTTTCGTTACGTTCTGGTAGCAATAGATTATATGACTAAGTGGGTGGAGGCCAAGGCTATGAGAACCATTAACCAGCAAGACTACATCAAGTTTGTGGACATGATTGTAATGAGGTTCGGGATCCTGATGGTTTTAATCTCGGATAACGGGCCATAGTTCGTGGGTTCGGATTTTGAAGCCTACCTCAAAGAGCTCGGGATAAGACACAAAAAAACATCTATTGCCCATCCACAAGGGAATGGACAGGTTGAGGTCACAAACATAACCATACTTCGAGGTCTGGAAAAGAGACTGGAAGACTCTAAAAAGAACTGGCCGGATGAACTCCCGAAGGTTTTATGGTCATACACAACCACCTCCCGGACAGGAACCGGGGAGACTCCATTCAAGCTTGCCTATGGTACCGAAGCCCGGTTACCGGTAGAGACCGGATCCCCTTCACATAGAGTGACCAACTTTGACGAGGTCTCCAATATAGAAGGCCTCAGAACTAACCTCGAACTCCTGGATGAAGTAAGAGATCGGGCCGTAGAAAAAATGGAAAGCTACAAGGAAAAAACAAAGCTTCACTTTGCGAAGAAGGCCAGGATAAGGGAATATGCGGCGGGAGATCTGGTGCTCCGGCACACTGAAGCCTCGGACCCAACTAATCAGGGAAAACTGCAGCCGAACTACGAAGGCCCTTATATAGTCAAGGAAGTGATCTGTCCGGGAACTTACAAGCTGAACTACCTCAGCGGAACCGAGGTCCCCAATACCTGGCATGGAACCCGCctaagaaaattctaccagtaAGGAAAAGGTGCACACTCTGGGAGCACCTCTACATTTATACTATGATATTTTGATGTAAGCATTATCCCCATTCACCCCAGAATGTAATTCTTGCTTTCAATATAAATGAAAAACTCTGCTTTAAGCCTTCCATAGCTTGAATCAATTTCATTATGTTGCTCCTTTATTTACCATCAAATTTAAataaacacagcccatgtgtactctAAAATTTTTTCCTATAAAACTCAGTCCATGAGTATTCATAAAATTTTTATAAGTTAAAAATTGTACCCCATCTAGGGGTCTGCATAagcacagcccatgtgtacttgAAGTTATTATTAACTAATACAAGTTAAAAAAtttaccccatcccggggtccgcaaaaacacagcccatgtgtactttgAAAATCCCTATCAAATGGAAAATTACCCCTACCCGGGGTCCTATAAAACTCAGCCTATGAGTATTCATAAAATttcttataaattaaaaattttacCCCATCTAGGGGTCCGCATAagcacagcccatgtgtactcgAAGCTATTATTAACTAATACAAGTTAAAAAAAtttaccccatcccggggtcTGCAAAAACACATCACATGTGTGCTAAGGAAAATTCCTAACTATTCTTGAATTCCTACGTCAAAAGTTCTAATATGCAAATCAATACGAAGGAAACGAAGCATAATCACATTAAACTACCCCGGGGAAACACACCCCGGGGGGCAAATCGAGATCATTCAAATTACAAACAAGTTTAAAAAGCCAAAAGGCTCAGTTCGAAATGACTTAAACTAAAAACAAGAAAATAGAAATTACATGCCAAAACATGGCAAAGTCTTCAAGCTTCGACGGCAGGATCGGCGGGAGGAGAAGGAGGCTGCTCCGGGTCACCCTCTGGTACGGTAGGCTGTTCAGCAAGTGGCGATCCGGGGAAGGAAGGAACATTGCTAGAGGTTCCGGCACCGGACTCCCTCGCCTGGATGGCTTCTTTCTCCTGCTCTAGCCGAGTCTCCTCCTCAATGTACTTCTCCAAGAAGACATCGATGGTACCCTGAGGCTCTTCAACAAGATACTTAGAAGCAACATTCCAGCAGATCTGGATCTTCTCCAGGGCCTTGTCGTTCAGTTCTTCGAAGTATGCAGGAGTGCCCCGGAACCCCGCCAGAACCTCCTCGGGAGTAGGCCGGGCGGCAAGATCAtcctttaacttctgattttcaGCCCTCAACTTCCGGACAGAAGCCTCAGCCCGATCCTGCCTCTCCCGGATCTCATCCAAAATCTTCTTATGAGCAGCAGCCTCCCTTGCACTTGCCTCCTTCAACTCCTGGATCTCCCGGGACAGCCGCTCGGATTCAGTCTTGTAGACCTCGGCAGCATCAGCCTTCGCCTGAAGGCTCCGAGTTATGCATACCAGTCCAGCAACCCGGGAGTTAGCCTGAAAATATTATAAATCATGATTAGGTAACACAAATACAAGAACACAAGAAGAAGGCAAGTAAGAAAAAGGCTTACAGCAGATATATCCTCCTGAAGCCCGACCAGGAAATCATCGAGAGGCTCCTTCTTGTACTTCTTCCTCTCCGCCGTGCTAGCATAGTTCTCAAATAGCTCCCTCCGGCGAGTCTCCGGGGTGAAACTAGCAAGCAGGGCCTTCAAAGTTTCCGGAGTATCCGGGGCCAGGTCAACAACAGCCTTCTTAGAAACTGGGCCCTCAGATATATCATCACCTTTGTCCCCGGAACCCGCGGGAGCACTCTTCCTCTTTCGGGGTGCCGGAACCCTTATCACATCCCCTTGCTGCACGTCCTCGACCCAGGGCTCGTTGATCAAGATCGTTGTCCTCCCCGGACGAGACGGCGCCGCCTTCCGGGCCACATTATCACCCTCACCAACCTTCTTCTTCCCGACGTCTAAGCTCGTCATCCCCCCAATCCTTCGCAGCTTAGCTGAGAGATCCTTAAGTTGGGCAGACATATTTGGGGGATAAGGAATTAACTTCGGAATACCTGAGAAGGAGACAACAAATTATCAGTCCCGGATACAAACAATCAATAAAAGTTAAAGCAACAAAAATAACACTAAGGCAAATGACTTACATCCGGCAGCATGCATGTTTTCATTGCTAGTAAAATAGTCCCAGGTCCACTGCGTCCCAAGTGCCCCACAGAAGGCATAAACCATCGCGAGAGCTGCTTGCCCGAGCCGCTGGACCGAAAAcctatctgttttaatttcaaGTTTATGGAGCGGCATGAACTCCAAATCCCCACCCCGGACAAATATGAACTCCCGGTGCCATCCCTTAAGCGACGTCAACATGCTGACTGGGAGGACCATCTTATCAGAAGGATACCCACAGTCCTAGATCCTAAACATGAACTCATAAATCGGACGAGCGGTGGATCTCTTAATTTTGAAAATATGATGAAAAAGTTTGAAGGCGGGGAGGTAGTTTTTGGCATGACAGCAAGCTAAAAACCAACTTATCCATTTCATTGAATTCGGGGCTAGCTGTGTGAAAGGAATCCCATAAACATCCCGGCATAGGGATTTGGTGAACTGATGTAATCCGAGGTGCATGCCCCAGAGATGCTCTAATGGAATACCGACCCATCCCCCCTCCGGTCTGTGGTATACCCTTTCATGCTCCTCGGGCCATCTCCACTGGTATGTATCATCAAGGTTAAAGGCGAGTCTAAGGGCTCCATCTACCTCAGCGTCCGTATATTTCTCCTGGACCTCTTTATGAACCGCCCCAAACTCATACCTAGTCCCCGGGGCGGTGAAGAACTTCCTATTCATGTCATCTTCATTATAGGGCTCCCTGCCTTCCAAACCATCCGGGCCCCCATATGCCTCGGATAAGTCTCGGTAATAAAAGCACAAGGGCTTAGGATTCACGCGGTATTGGACAAAGTATTCGTCCACATCTTCCCAAGACCCATTCGGGTTGGACAGGGTACCCCGGGGCCTAAAACTAAGGTCTGGGCTAAAACTTGTTGAGGCTGGTCAACCCGGGGAGGCATCTCTACTGAACTACTGCTAGAAGAGGAAGAAAGGTAGAAGGAGTTAAGTTCGCCTAATCCGACAGGACGCTCAGGATACCGGTTCCTAAGGGTAGCAGTACGTTTAAAATGGGTACCCGGCATAAACTACGTGTATCTATATAAACGCACCCCGGGGTCAATGCCAAACTCGAACCcaacaacaacaaaaacaaaacaaaaatagaAGAGTTTAGAAACAGATCATGTGCAAACCCAAACCCAAAAACAAGATCTGCAgcatatacatacacatacaaCCAAAAACATATATCAAGAACACACCCCGGGCCCCTCAACTTTTTACACTACTAAAAACCCACTTATTCACATACAAAACTACCAAAATCCATGATATTTACATAAATCAAGCACAAAACCATTGCAAAAATTATGCAAAATCTACAAACTACAGAGATGCAAGGTCAAATAAACAAGACAGTCATGAAATTCGAGAAAGGGATATGAAGGGGCGAACCAAAACTCGCACAAAATGACTGCATGCATTGCAAGAACGAATGGAAAAGAAACGAAATAAGAAAGCAAAAGAATCGAGACAGTTACAAATGGGCAGGAGATAGAAATGGGGCTTCAACAACAAATGCTCCAAAAAATCTCTGTAAAATCTCTCTTAGCTCTCTCTGTGGAAATGTTTGCGTAAAATAAAAATGGGAGTGAAAATACCAGTATTTATAGAAGGAAGAAATAAGACGTGAGCGGTTTTTGGGTTAAAAGAACCGTCGGGGCCACGTGGCACCCCCTGATTGGCGTCAATTTAATAACTGCAGCAGTTATTACCACTACCGCAATCATGTCACGGCACGTCTTTTTAGGCAAAAAAGGGGGAAAATAAATAACTGGCAAACTCAAAAGATACGGATAAAACATATCTATCTTTGACCCCGGCTGGAATCCCAACAGTCGTTTGACACCCCGATTTGCAGCGTCAACTTTTCAGAGTCCGGTCAAATCAAATTTCAGGAATGTACTCGTCCACCGAACCGTGAccaaaattcaaattcaaaatgactagccaagtcaaccccggagtctcatccccatTGGACCCCGGGGTTAGGGAAAACAAATCAAACAACCCCCAAAATTTTTCTAAGCATTTCAAGGAATCCCACCTTAAACTCAAGtcaaatgactaaccaagtcaaccccggagtcacATCCCCGTCTGACCCCGGGGTTAGGGAGAAACAAATCAAACAACCCCCAAAATGTTTCTAAGCATTTCAAGGAATCCCAACTTAAACTCAAGTCAAATGACTAGCCAAGTCAACCTCAGAGTCACATCCCCATctgaccccggggttaggggcagCAAATCAAACaacccccaaaatttttcaaATGCATCACGGCACAATGGTAATTACtctactcccccatccgggtaaacccgcataagggagtggggggcaaatgatagccTATAATAATTCTGGCCCAATAACAAAGGCCCAGGGCCCAATTACAAGAGCCAAAGGAATACTCAGTATTGACCTTAAGGAGcccaggacacgtggcaacatcaccaccgtccaggtaccCGGGATCCAGAACGTTCCTACGGTCCGGATCTGACAGTACTCTGACGCATTCAGCTTTGACCTTGAGGAGCCCAAGACacgtggcaacatcaccaccgtccaggtaccCGGGATCCAGGACGTTCCTACGGTCCGGATCTAATAGTACTCTGACGCATCCCAGGCGTCCAGatgccctacagtccaaaaggccaacctacggtccagattaaaagagacaaacccctaaaccctagtaggaggcctataaaaggtAGAACAGAAGGAAGGTTACAGGTTACAATCTTACATACTCTCTCTCATATACTTACATGCACACACGTACACCCCGTATATATATTCGCATAATCCCCACTTTGCCCTTCTTCTCCTTAAAAACCCTTTCTcattctcacgccggaggtgccgcggggatgccacccccctccggttctgttttgtaggttcTCACCCTACAGCTACACCGCACGCCGCCGCCGTCCAAAAAGAGTTTGAGTCCGGGCTCGGCAAGGAGAAGACCTCGGGGTGATTTAGGATTATCACATAACAACAGGATGGGCAATTTGATGATTTTCCAATAGTTGCATATCACTGGAATTCCGAGGGAGGAGCAGAGAAACAATTACGTTTAAGTTTTAACCACCGTGACCTTGCAACTGCAAAACATTATTTGAACACAAATTTTATTAGTTGATTAACCTTTGTCCATGTATAGTAAACATTATTTGAACACTGATTAACCTTTGTCCATGTATAGTAAAACCTCCATACAGTAATATTGTGGGGatcaataaaaaatattattataaagaGTTTATTTTTTAGTAGAGGTTGACATGTaaattttgaatttcaaaaattaattaaaaagTATTTATTATAAATCTTGAATACATGAATTTAAAagatatattataattttttaagaaaaattacGTAACATAATATGGTAACTGTTTggaaaatattaaaataagtaacttataacttaaaatgtATAAATGAATTATAAGTGATAagtaaattataaattataagttatataagtgtttggataactTTACTTGAAAGTCTGAATTAtttttacttaaatgaactacaaaatattttttatatgaaattatcttaattcatgagttttgaattaatataatatttatagacatatatttataaattaaagttaaaaaaaatcaaaaatcaaaataagttaagAAAAAATACGTCGttgctaacattcaacttatcaacttataagttgtaaattcgaCTTAAAAGTGGGGTCTACAAACATTCCTGGATAAGGTGTTACGAACTTATGAGTTATAAGTAGCTTATAAGTTGTCAGACAAACATGCCCATGAAATGCATGAATTTTTTGAAACAAAATGACAAAAAGGTGATCATATGGGCATATAATATAATATGCAGTGTTAATCAAAAGGATATAAcgttaaaaaaatattttaagtcgTCTTTCATGTTTATTTATGTATGAAGActatatattattaaatatacATTTATAACAAATAcacacatatgtatatatatatatatatatttgtatataggGTTTTGATCCACAACCCCGATGGTTGTAGTAACCACCGGGTGGcccgcattgtttcattgcagCAGACCTCTAGCAATGAGACATTGCGGGAGGTACCTACCACAATGAAACAATGCGGCAGGATTCCTGTTTTTATTTTAGAACCACCGGGTGGcccgcattgtttcattgcagCAGACCTCTAGCAATGAGACATTGCGGGAGGTACCTACCACAATGAAACAATGCGGCAGGATTCTTGTTTTTATTTGATttctaaaataataaaaaatcatattttaatgaattaattttTTTCGATAATAACGGAGTtagaaaatatataattaatgTTAACAATAATTTGTTCTATGGTTTCTAATTTTATTACTATTTCGcatttattatcaattgtataatgagttaaaattttaaaaataaattagatatataatcgaaaaaataattaaaatattagttttaatgaaaaaaataaaaaacctaAGATAGTAACTGAAATGTATGAATAGAGTACTGCAAGTATGATTGTTTATTGATCGAAATGTGTCTTCTTCTCTAAAACTTCTTTGAGTAAATTCTAatcaaattattttaatttaaattttaaatatgtcaaaattatgtataataacaca from Apium graveolens cultivar Ventura chromosome 5, ASM990537v1, whole genome shotgun sequence includes the following:
- the LOC141659952 gene encoding uncharacterized protein LOC141659952; its protein translation is MVRTILETIPDSTILQINREENVKADELSKLVQNTSNLSSSVYFEELGAPSTDRPEVLCVSSPENWMTPYIAYLKDGTLPEVQNKARYLKYKAARFFLEDNQLYRRTFSTPTLKCVDPDEADYCLREVHEGICGDHLAAKALAYKVIRQGYYWPTIHADSVAYVKKYSKCQKFSNVPKQGSSLPGSVLSPIPFAVWGIDIMGPFPRQKGTFVTFW
- the LOC141659953 gene encoding uncharacterized protein LOC141659953; the protein is MTKWVEAKAMRTINQQDYIKFVDMIVEVTNITILRGLEKRLEDSKKNWPDELPKVLWSYTTTSRTGTGETPFKLAYGTEARLPVETGSPSHRVTNFDEVSNIEGLRTNLELLDEVRDRAVEKMESYKEKTKLHFAKKARIREYAAGDLVLRHTEASDPTNQGKLQPNYEGPYIVKEVICPGTYKLNYLSGTEVPNTWHGTRLRKFYQ